The following are encoded together in the Montipora foliosa isolate CH-2021 chromosome 12, ASM3666993v2, whole genome shotgun sequence genome:
- the LOC137978667 gene encoding mRNA export factor GLE1-like, producing the protein MAASGAVLSQRRLSSVTNGASCGVMNVLQYLKSCPKGRLQYDPSWKPTKESVEEFSRQPELPEDLSSISPTRNISLGEKNSFSSSEDGFKIGEEKEEEKGEGEKDQADVVCGETFFFGVENGLEVNRVAEGKNYELLEKELMASYDGTDVAIHYLEREKWIKAQEKLKVRKEKLLEHSKKLENEKHCYLQQKETEQVEEFLQSLQALQLDEKRKSEEARLRQQQLEQSHAEYAQKAVRRVKEVEELRLKVLKQEKLFKKHLMELEVSFKSIKETASSIQQIFEGCKHQSALATSMPDVLREVKKVLTISQNVIDNAHDSEQITEANLTFMQDCSGVIQTMLQKTKSLVQEVDLKAAKEEAEMQAKAREDEAKKEKEKDEKEKAERVLREKQQRQISTSTSETSGSTAQSKPDLPKEFSSRISETAWKEYSRLVAFKSEIVKAAEPLHTDKSLKQLKFDLTKAVSTPVNSISDQSILDKIQHLTKFLSGGSVQAGSKQISMGLHKAAPAYCKEQLAKKLVDQGSQQVSSSVSSAFPIAAVTLGIWSSFPDVGDLILVRFYEECPFLVPFYVPKAAGMSDTDYLATLGYLYKDGQIEQQDKYLKRMTGIVRLFAAIISSVPPSSGPQPRPHSHGLERGWTWLARMLNLEPWADYTATALYEFLSVAGHALMRQYKKQFGKLLNTLVLDYIPRIENVTAKEKSGPVSRLKSFLEKCIKDQKIPVPEGFLTPQLLRSSRF; encoded by the exons ATGGCGGCCTCCGGAGCTGTCCTCTCGCAAAGAAGACTTTCTTCTGTAACAAATGGTGCTTCTTGTGGAGTTATGAACGTATTGCAATATTTAAAGTCTTGTCCAAAGGGTCGTTTGCAATATGATCCATCCTGGAAGCCCACTAAAGAATCGGTCGAAGAATTCTCAAGACAGCCAGAATTGCCGGAAGATCTGTCCTCCATTTCTCCGACAAGAAACATTTCTTTAGGCGagaaaaatagttttagttCATCGGAAGATGGATTTAAAATTGGAGAGGAGAAGGAGGAAGAGAAAGGGGAGGGAGAGAAGGACCAGGCTGATGTTGTTTGTGGCGAAACCTTTTTTTTCGGTGTAGAAAATGGATTGGAAGTTAACAGAGTTGCTGAAGGgaaaaattatgaattactagAAAAGGAACTTATGGCATCTTATGATGGAACTGATGTCGCTATACATTATTTAGAAAGAGAAAAGTGGATAAAAGCCCAAGAAAAACTTAAAgtcagaaaagaaaaacttttaGAACATTCAAAGAAACTAGAAAATGAGAAGCATTGTTATTTGCAGCAGAAGGAAACGGAACAGGTTGAAGAATTTCTTCAATCGCTGCAAGCATTACAACTCGACGAGAAAAGGAAAAGTGAAGAAGCCAGGCTTAGACAGCAACAGCTAGAGCAGTCACATGCAGAATATGCTCAGAAAGCTGTGAGAAGAGTCAAAGAAGTTGAAGAACTTAGGCTAAAAGTTCTCAAACAAGAGAAACTTTTCAAGAAACATTTAATGGAATTAGAAGTTTCATTCAAAAGTATTAAAGAAACTGCATCGAGTATCCAACAGATTTTTGAGGGGTGTAAACATCAATCTGCTTTGGCGACATCTATGCCTGATGTATTGAGAGAGGTTAAGAAAGTGCTAACAATTTCTCAAAATGTAATTGACAATGCTCATGATAGCGAGCAAATTACGGAAGCAAATTTAACCTTCATGCAAGATTGTTCTGGTGTGATTCAAACCATGCTTCAAAAAACTAAATCCCTTGTCCAGGAGGTAGATCTTAAGGCTGCAAAAGAAGAGGCAGAAATGCAAGCAAAGGCCAGAGAAGATGAAgcgaagaaagaaaaggaaaaagatgagAAAGAGAAAGCTGAAAGAGTTCTCAGAGAGAAACAGCAAAGACAGATTTCGACTTCCACAAGCGAAACCTCTGGTTCTACAGCACAATCAAAACCTGATCTTCCAAAGGAGTTTTCTTCCCGTATTTCAGAAACGGCTTGGAAGGAGTATTCACGTTTAGTTGCCTTTAAAAGTGAGATTGTTAAGGCAGCTGAACCTTTGCATACCGACAAGTCCTTAAAGCAGTTGAAATTTGATCTTACAAAAGCTGTATCGACTCCAGTGAATTCCATTTCAGACCAGTCAATACTCGACAAGATCCAGCACTTAACCAAATTCCTTTCAGGCGGTTCTGTTCAAGCTGGGAGTAAGCAGATCTCTATGGGTTTACATAAGGCAGCTCCA GCATACTGTAAAGAACAGCTAGCCAAAAAGCTGGTTGATCAAGGCTCCCAGCAGGTTTCTTCAAGTGTGAGCTCTGCTTTTCCCATTGCTGCTGTTACCTTAGGAATATGGTCCAGTTTTCCTGATGTTGGAGATCTCATTCTAGTTAGATTCTATGAAGAATGCCCCTTTCTTGTACCATTCTATGTCCCAAAGGCAGCTGGCATGTCAGATACAGATTATCTTGCAACCCTTGGTTATCTGTATAAGGACGGCCAGATAGAACAGCAAGACAAGTACCTCAAACGCATGACTGGAATTGTGCGACTTTTTGCAGCGATTATCTCCTCTGTGCCCCCTTCTTCTGGACCACAACCAAGACCACACTCTCACGGACTTGAACGAGGGTGGACATGGCTTGCAAGAATGTTGAACTTGGAACCATGGGCAGACTACACTGCTACAGCCCTCTACGAATTCCTGTCAGTAGCAGGACATGCACTTATGCGACAGTACaaaaaacagtttggaaaaCTGCTCAACACTCTTGTCTTGGATTACATTCCCAGGATCGAGAACGtgacagcaaaagaaaaaagtggGCCGGTTAGCAGACTGAAGAGTTTTCTGGAAAAGTGTATCAAGGATCAAAAAATCCCAGTGCCCGAGGGGTTTCTGACTCCACAATTGTTGAGATCCTCAAGGTTTTAG